A portion of the Streptomyces platensis genome contains these proteins:
- a CDS encoding DUF3817 domain-containing protein, whose amino-acid sequence MRRRYLRVAAHGELVSLIVLLVNLATAHLKPLSSLMGPLHGCAYLFVVIAVWRLDRIDTAARAIAVLPGIGGLLALRRIGRLGMHAHPAPQDSVG is encoded by the coding sequence ATGCGCCGAAGGTATCTACGGGTGGCCGCGCACGGGGAACTCGTTTCGCTGATCGTGCTGCTGGTCAACCTCGCCACCGCCCACCTCAAGCCGCTCAGCTCCCTGATGGGCCCCCTCCACGGCTGCGCCTACCTGTTCGTCGTGATCGCGGTGTGGCGGCTGGACCGTATCGACACGGCTGCCAGGGCGATCGCCGTCCTTCCGGGCATCGGCGGGCTCCTCGCCCTGCGCCGGATCGGCCGCCTGGGCATGCACGCCCACCCGGCGCCTCAGGACAGTGTCGGCTGA
- a CDS encoding DUF2269 family protein, with product MTKLFLALHVLAAILAVGPVTVAAGMFPRALRRAQADPPDPAARASLRTLHRICRVYAAVGLAVPVLGFATAGSLGVLGSGWLITSIALTAGAAAILALLLLPGQEAAVGVVEAAADGSRAPVADERTARRLTMLTGLFNLLWAAVTILMIIRPGSTTGA from the coding sequence GTGACCAAGCTCTTTCTCGCCCTGCATGTCCTGGCCGCCATCCTGGCCGTGGGACCGGTCACCGTCGCCGCCGGGATGTTCCCCAGGGCGCTGCGCCGCGCCCAGGCCGATCCGCCGGACCCCGCCGCCCGCGCGTCTCTGCGCACCCTGCACCGCATCTGCCGCGTCTACGCCGCCGTCGGCCTCGCCGTACCCGTCCTGGGGTTCGCCACCGCCGGCAGTCTCGGTGTGCTGGGGAGCGGCTGGCTGATCACGTCGATCGCCCTCACCGCGGGCGCCGCCGCGATTCTGGCGCTGCTGTTGCTGCCCGGCCAGGAGGCCGCGGTCGGCGTGGTCGAGGCCGCGGCGGACGGTTCCCGGGCCCCGGTGGCCGATGAACGGACCGCCCGCCGGCTGACGATGCTGACCGGCCTCTTCAACCTGCTGTGGGCGGCCGTCACCATCCTGATGATCATCAGGCCCGGCTCCACCACGGGAGCCTGA
- a CDS encoding DJ-1/PfpI family protein, with the protein MHAQIVLFDGFDLLDVIAPYEVLYAGGAASDGAVDVELVSAEGRREVVGGTGGVTLWATAALDPERAGLVVVPGAAGRVGTPGETPDEDAGARTPDEFLSVLLGRAVQTGLPSLLKAAMDRPGLTVATVCGGSLLLGLAGLLKGRRATTHHLALETLAETGAQVVPARVVDDGDLVTGGGVTSGLDLGLYLLEREVGPKIAHAVEELFAYERRGVVWRDRGPAPSAP; encoded by the coding sequence ATGCATGCTCAGATCGTCCTGTTCGACGGCTTCGATCTGCTCGATGTCATCGCGCCTTACGAGGTGCTGTACGCCGGAGGTGCCGCCTCGGACGGGGCGGTGGACGTGGAGCTGGTGTCCGCCGAGGGGCGGCGCGAAGTGGTCGGCGGCACCGGCGGCGTGACGCTGTGGGCCACGGCCGCCCTCGACCCGGAACGGGCCGGCCTCGTCGTGGTGCCCGGTGCGGCCGGCCGCGTCGGCACACCCGGTGAGACGCCCGATGAGGACGCCGGTGCCCGGACGCCGGACGAGTTCCTCTCCGTATTGCTGGGCCGCGCCGTGCAGACCGGTCTGCCGTCCCTGCTGAAGGCGGCCATGGACCGCCCCGGGCTGACGGTCGCCACGGTGTGCGGCGGCTCGCTCCTCCTCGGCCTCGCCGGCCTTCTGAAGGGACGCCGTGCCACGACCCACCACCTGGCGCTGGAGACGCTGGCGGAGACCGGTGCGCAGGTGGTGCCGGCCCGGGTGGTCGACGACGGCGACCTGGTCACCGGGGGCGGTGTCACCTCCGGCCTGGACCTGGGGCTCTATCTGCTGGAGCGGGAGGTGGGGCCGAAGATCGCCCATGCCGTCGAGGAGTTGTTCGCCTACGAGCGGCGGGGCGTCGTCTGGCGCGACCGGGGACCGGCACCGTCGGCTCCGTGA
- a CDS encoding GlxA family transcriptional regulator — protein sequence MHTVAVLALDKVIPFDLSTPIEAFTRTRLPDGRAGYQVRVCAERPEVDAGSFLLRAPWGLDGLADADTVIVPGTADPAAPLPPAVHEALTAAAANGTRIASICTGTFALAAAGLLDGLRATTHWIAAGELAAAHPAIDVDPDVLYVDNGQLLTSAGAAAGLDLCLHLIRRDYGSAVAADAARLSVMPLEREGGQAQFIVQPYPSTPRGSALEPLLAWLQDNVGRDLALADIAARAGMSTRTLIRRFREQTGTTPLQWLHRARVRQAQHLLETTTHSVERIGAQVGFGSPTAFRDRFKRTTGVSPQTYRRTFR from the coding sequence ATGCACACCGTCGCCGTCCTCGCTCTCGACAAGGTGATCCCGTTCGATCTGTCCACGCCGATCGAGGCCTTCACCCGCACCCGCCTTCCGGACGGCCGCGCCGGCTACCAGGTCCGCGTCTGCGCCGAGCGGCCAGAGGTCGACGCCGGCTCGTTCCTGCTGCGGGCGCCATGGGGACTGGACGGGCTGGCGGACGCGGACACCGTCATCGTCCCCGGGACCGCCGACCCGGCCGCGCCCCTCCCGCCCGCCGTCCACGAGGCACTGACCGCGGCCGCCGCCAACGGCACCCGCATCGCCTCCATCTGCACGGGTACTTTCGCGCTGGCCGCCGCCGGCCTGCTCGACGGGCTGCGCGCCACCACCCACTGGATCGCGGCCGGTGAGCTGGCCGCCGCCCACCCGGCCATCGATGTCGACCCGGACGTCCTCTACGTCGACAACGGCCAGCTCCTCACCTCCGCCGGAGCCGCCGCCGGGCTGGACCTGTGTCTGCACCTGATCCGCCGCGACTACGGCTCCGCGGTCGCCGCCGACGCCGCCCGGCTGTCCGTCATGCCGCTCGAACGGGAGGGCGGCCAGGCGCAGTTCATCGTCCAGCCCTACCCGTCCACCCCCCGTGGCTCCGCCCTTGAACCGCTGCTCGCCTGGCTTCAGGACAACGTGGGCCGCGATCTCGCGCTGGCCGATATCGCCGCCCGGGCCGGTATGAGCACCCGCACCCTGATACGGCGCTTCCGCGAACAGACCGGTACCACTCCGCTCCAGTGGCTGCACCGCGCCCGGGTGCGCCAGGCCCAGCATCTGCTGGAAACCACCACGCACTCCGTCGAACGCATCGGCGCGCAAGTCGGTTTCGGTTCACCGACGGCCTTCCGCGACCGCTTCAAACGCACCACCGGCGTCAGCCCCCAGACCTACCGGCGCACCTTCCGCTGA
- a CDS encoding sensor histidine kinase produces MPTAFPQGTQLSQEAQRSPGSQGSPGAAPVPAARRREREGGRHGRAAFPESAADSAIRSRLVRLAAVPCLLVAVLCTAVAAFVVQAGGARITGREWVVLCGGLALVCVIVLTAGSAASSEARATVARYARLRQVCARSQSDLYDLLDRVRQGEWIQRREPEPGPVPTGDTLDLLAHEVAGAGRAAESAVIDAVAIARSNASGSEQKVEVFVNLARRLQSLVHREIELLDELENQVEDPDLLKGLFHVDHLATRIRRHAENLAVLGGAISRRQWSRPVSLTEVLRSSIAEVEQYPRIKLVPPIEGTLRGHAVADVIHLLAELVENATIYSAPQTPVLLRAQLVTAGLAVEVEDRGLGMSAEEQSRMNGLLADPEHIDVAELLSDGRIGLFVVSSLARRHGIVVRLQSNIYGGVQAVLIVPQGLLGADSVKGDANAAAAPTPTGSPDTGPAPAHDVLDEGTYESGFPLDDHSGFPGDHSGYPGDHAVAADAGQERHDRHDPGPAASRTLAIPAPAPAPDHALDMAPRGYDGRPDPDPAPADADPDFGATRRRLVRASGAHTPEVRLPDAHLPDAHPHETPDPAPADRSGPVVLPPAPPAVDNAARPRLPRRHKQTHLVPELRGDPILPSTTPRTGPEPEHDPGLMAAFRRGFSLGDDSYAEDTAGGHGILPAQGGDPSSPAGNDLLYDRDHDAPMARPRGDDRNHGE; encoded by the coding sequence ATGCCTACCGCATTCCCCCAGGGGACCCAGCTGTCCCAGGAGGCTCAAAGATCCCCCGGGTCCCAGGGTTCCCCGGGGGCCGCCCCCGTACCCGCCGCCCGGCGGCGGGAGCGTGAGGGCGGACGACACGGCCGTGCCGCCTTCCCCGAGTCGGCCGCCGACTCGGCGATACGGTCCCGTCTGGTCAGGCTCGCAGCCGTCCCCTGTCTGCTGGTCGCCGTCCTCTGCACGGCCGTCGCCGCCTTCGTGGTGCAGGCCGGGGGTGCCCGGATCACCGGCCGCGAGTGGGTGGTGCTGTGCGGCGGACTCGCCCTGGTCTGCGTCATCGTGCTGACCGCGGGCTCCGCCGCCAGCTCCGAGGCCCGGGCCACCGTCGCCCGCTACGCCCGGCTGCGCCAGGTCTGCGCCCGCAGCCAGTCCGATCTGTACGACCTCCTGGACCGCGTACGGCAGGGTGAGTGGATCCAGCGCCGCGAGCCCGAACCGGGGCCGGTGCCCACCGGCGACACCCTCGACCTGCTCGCCCATGAGGTGGCCGGCGCGGGCCGGGCCGCCGAGTCCGCCGTCATCGACGCGGTCGCCATCGCCCGCAGCAACGCCAGCGGCAGCGAACAGAAGGTCGAGGTCTTCGTGAACCTCGCCCGCCGGCTGCAATCCCTGGTGCACCGCGAGATCGAGCTGCTGGACGAGCTGGAGAACCAGGTCGAGGACCCCGACCTGCTCAAGGGCCTGTTCCACGTCGACCACCTGGCCACCCGCATCCGCCGGCACGCCGAGAACCTCGCCGTCCTCGGCGGCGCCATCTCGCGCCGCCAGTGGAGCCGTCCGGTGTCCCTGACCGAGGTGCTGCGCTCCTCGATCGCCGAGGTCGAGCAGTACCCGAGGATCAAGCTGGTGCCGCCGATCGAGGGCACCCTGCGCGGCCATGCCGTCGCCGACGTGATCCACCTGCTCGCCGAACTCGTCGAGAACGCCACGATCTACTCCGCCCCGCAGACCCCGGTCCTGCTGCGCGCCCAACTCGTCACCGCCGGACTCGCGGTCGAGGTCGAGGACCGCGGCCTGGGGATGTCCGCGGAAGAGCAGTCGCGGATGAACGGGCTGCTGGCCGACCCCGAACACATCGATGTCGCCGAGCTGTTGAGCGATGGCCGGATCGGGCTCTTCGTGGTCTCCTCGCTCGCCCGGCGGCACGGCATCGTGGTCCGGCTCCAGAGCAATATCTACGGCGGTGTGCAGGCCGTGCTGATCGTGCCCCAGGGGCTGCTCGGCGCGGACTCGGTCAAGGGCGACGCGAACGCGGCGGCGGCACCGACCCCCACCGGATCGCCGGACACCGGCCCGGCCCCCGCGCACGACGTACTTGACGAGGGGACGTACGAGAGCGGATTCCCCCTCGACGACCACAGCGGATTCCCCGGGGACCACAGCGGATACCCCGGCGACCACGCCGTCGCCGCCGACGCCGGGCAGGAGCGGCACGACCGCCATGACCCCGGTCCCGCGGCCTCACGCACGCTCGCCATTCCCGCCCCCGCGCCCGCTCCCGACCACGCGCTCGACATGGCACCGCGCGGCTACGACGGCCGCCCGGACCCGGACCCGGCCCCCGCGGACGCCGATCCCGACTTCGGTGCCACCCGGCGCCGGCTGGTCCGCGCGTCCGGCGCCCACACTCCCGAAGTCCGCCTGCCTGACGCGCACCTGCCCGACGCGCACCCCCACGAGACCCCCGATCCCGCGCCCGCCGACCGTTCCGGCCCAGTCGTGCTGCCGCCCGCCCCGCCCGCCGTGGACAACGCCGCCCGCCCGCGGCTGCCCCGGCGGCACAAGCAGACGCATCTCGTTCCCGAGCTGCGCGGCGATCCGATCCTGCCGTCCACGACACCCCGTACGGGCCCGGAACCCGAGCACGACCCCGGCCTGATGGCCGCCTTCCGACGCGGTTTCAGCCTCGGCGACGACAGCTACGCCGAGGACACCGCAGGCGGCCACGGCATCCTCCCGGCCCAGGGCGGCGACCCCAGCAGCCCGGCCGGCAACGACCTGCTCTACGACCGTGACCACGACGCCCCGATGGCCCGCCCCCGAGGAGACGACCGTAACCATGGTGAGTGA
- a CDS encoding roadblock/LC7 domain-containing protein: protein MVSDVRAQAHLQPQGGQHTDLSWLLTGLVQRVPHARSALLLSSDGLVKAAHGFDPDSADHMAALSSGLYSLARSAGVRFGEGDDVLQVVVELESTFLFVSTAGSGACLAVLAGREADVAVLGYEMSMLVKSVRPYLSTPARQQAPAGGR from the coding sequence ATGGTGAGTGATGTGCGTGCGCAGGCGCATTTGCAGCCGCAGGGAGGCCAGCACACCGACCTGTCCTGGCTGCTGACCGGGCTCGTACAGCGGGTGCCGCACGCCCGGAGCGCGCTACTGTTGTCGTCGGACGGCCTGGTCAAGGCCGCCCATGGGTTCGACCCGGACAGCGCCGACCACATGGCCGCCCTGTCCTCCGGCCTCTACTCCCTCGCCCGCAGCGCCGGTGTGCGCTTCGGGGAGGGCGACGACGTCCTCCAGGTCGTCGTCGAGCTGGAGTCCACCTTCCTGTTCGTCTCCACCGCCGGATCGGGCGCCTGTCTGGCCGTGCTCGCCGGCCGGGAGGCCGATGTGGCGGTGCTGGGCTACGAAATGTCGATGCTGGTCAAGAGCGTCCGGCCGTATCTGTCCACCCCCGCACGCCAGCAGGCGCCCGCGGGCGGTCGTTGA
- a CDS encoding DUF742 domain-containing protein, translated as MTVRRLRRQGGEPWYDDAAGRLVRPYTISNGRTRPTAHLDLLTMVMATGRPPVSCQGPDYAQVLGLCGGPVSVAEIAAHIRLPAVVTKVLLADLVDCGAITARAPAAVSAGPASRTDRALLEAVLNGLRKRL; from the coding sequence ATGACCGTGCGTCGCCTACGGCGGCAGGGCGGGGAGCCGTGGTACGACGACGCGGCCGGCCGGCTGGTCCGTCCGTACACCATCAGTAACGGCCGGACCCGTCCGACGGCGCACTTGGACCTGCTGACCATGGTGATGGCCACCGGCCGGCCGCCCGTCTCCTGCCAGGGCCCCGACTACGCCCAGGTGCTGGGGCTGTGCGGCGGGCCGGTCTCGGTCGCCGAGATCGCCGCCCACATACGGCTGCCCGCCGTGGTCACCAAAGTGCTCCTCGCCGACCTCGTCGACTGCGGGGCGATCACCGCGCGGGCCCCCGCAGCCGTTTCGGCAGGGCCCGCGTCCCGTACCGACCGAGCCCTGCTGGAGGCGGTGCTGAATGGACTTCGCAAACGACTGTGA
- a CDS encoding GTP-binding protein produces MDFANDCEPRTQGDSAADLFPTALKILVAGGFGVGKTTFVRAVSEIEPLSTEELLTQISVGTDDLAGVEEKSTTTVAMDFGRITLDAAHVLYLFGTPGQQRFWFMWDELSNGALGAVILADTRRLDQCFAAVDFFERRGIQFIVAVNEFEGSYRYDPDEVRSAIDVSPDIPIVLCDARRGGSATQVLVSLVQHLLTPALAATPELP; encoded by the coding sequence ATGGACTTCGCAAACGACTGTGAGCCCCGAACCCAGGGGGATTCCGCGGCCGACCTCTTCCCCACCGCGCTCAAGATCCTGGTCGCGGGTGGCTTCGGGGTCGGCAAGACCACCTTCGTCAGGGCGGTGAGCGAGATCGAGCCGCTCAGCACGGAGGAACTCCTCACCCAGATCAGCGTGGGGACGGACGATCTGGCCGGCGTCGAGGAGAAGAGCACCACCACCGTCGCCATGGACTTCGGCCGGATCACCCTCGATGCGGCGCACGTCCTCTACCTCTTCGGGACGCCGGGGCAGCAGCGCTTCTGGTTCATGTGGGACGAGTTGTCCAACGGCGCGCTCGGCGCGGTCATCCTCGCCGACACCCGGCGCCTGGACCAGTGCTTCGCCGCCGTCGACTTCTTCGAGCGGCGCGGCATCCAGTTCATCGTCGCCGTCAACGAGTTCGAGGGCTCCTACCGCTACGACCCGGACGAGGTCCGCAGCGCCATAGATGTCTCCCCGGACATTCCCATCGTGCTCTGCGACGCCCGCCGGGGCGGCTCGGCCACCCAAGTCCTGGTTTCGCTCGTCCAGCATCTGCTCACCCCCGCCCTCGCCGCGACCCCGGAGCTGCCATGA
- a CDS encoding GAF domain-containing protein: MNHPASRVPYISYDPTRHLLLTPQDDEAPARVARLRALGIGESPLPAFDEFARKLARTTRAPYSMVNFIDERRQYFAGLYTPSQDQAVELGPAPASAQPGRVMDRDHGYCPHVIVRRKALVLEDVCDYPRFAGNPVVDEIGIRSYLGAPLIDRTGTALGTVCVVDLEPRPWGREGLETIKSMAAELVEQIHRMEKQQSGAL, from the coding sequence ATGAACCACCCCGCCTCCCGCGTCCCGTACATCTCCTACGACCCGACGCGCCATCTGCTGCTCACCCCGCAGGACGACGAGGCGCCGGCGCGCGTCGCCCGGCTGCGGGCCCTGGGGATCGGCGAGTCCCCGCTGCCCGCGTTCGACGAGTTCGCGCGCAAGCTCGCCCGGACCACCCGGGCGCCCTACTCGATGGTCAACTTCATCGACGAGCGGCGGCAGTACTTCGCCGGTCTCTACACGCCCTCCCAGGACCAGGCCGTCGAGCTGGGACCGGCGCCCGCCAGTGCCCAGCCGGGCCGGGTGATGGACCGGGACCACGGCTACTGCCCGCATGTCATCGTCCGCCGCAAGGCCCTGGTGCTGGAGGACGTCTGCGACTATCCGCGGTTCGCCGGCAACCCCGTCGTCGATGAGATCGGCATCCGCTCCTACCTCGGTGCGCCGCTGATCGACCGTACGGGGACGGCGCTGGGCACCGTCTGTGTCGTGGACCTCGAACCGCGGCCCTGGGGGCGGGAGGGGCTGGAGACCATCAAGTCGATGGCCGCCGAACTCGTCGAGCAGATCCACCGGATGGAGAAGCAACAGAGCGGCGCGCTCTGA
- a CDS encoding acyl-CoA dehydrogenase family protein — MHRYFTDQRHEALRHRVRDFAESEVRPRIAEMEASRSVCHELSRLIARQGWIGATVHRAYGGMGAGHVAKTLIIEELSRVSAAMGAMVQASQLGVAKIVHFGSEEQKKTWLPAIASGDCLPTIAVTEPQSGGHVLGMSSTAVRDGDDYVLNGRKIYVGNSHVGDLHGVVVRTGEGSKGLSAFLVESDTPGFRVGPQQPAMGLHGFSFGELFFDNCRVPAANLLGREGDGLAVAYSSSVLYGRPNLTAVSLGIHQAVLDETTKFCTERQRYGKPLADLGNIKLKLGRIQSRLLLGRLSAYHAVHLLDQGLPCDAELMNAKLVNVESALESARDAMDIHAACGLFTDRPVERFLRDAHHIFAPAGTSDIQLLRLGELALGRAQGDWSSRLADLLRLEPSEWPDEDEAADEAPADPPVTVRPEDPTPTVPGQRTGPTCRPAWFARPR; from the coding sequence TTGCATCGCTATTTCACGGACCAGAGACATGAGGCGCTCCGGCACCGGGTGCGGGACTTCGCCGAGAGCGAGGTCCGCCCCCGGATTGCCGAGATGGAGGCGAGCCGTTCCGTCTGCCATGAGCTGTCTCGTCTGATCGCCCGTCAGGGGTGGATAGGCGCAACCGTGCACCGCGCCTACGGAGGGATGGGCGCCGGGCATGTCGCCAAGACTCTGATCATCGAGGAGCTCTCGCGGGTGAGTGCCGCGATGGGCGCCATGGTGCAGGCGTCCCAGCTGGGCGTCGCGAAGATCGTCCACTTCGGCAGCGAGGAGCAGAAGAAGACCTGGCTGCCGGCCATAGCCTCCGGCGACTGCCTGCCGACCATCGCGGTCACCGAACCGCAGTCCGGCGGCCATGTGCTGGGTATGTCCTCCACCGCGGTCCGCGACGGCGACGACTATGTCCTCAACGGCCGGAAGATCTACGTCGGCAACAGCCATGTCGGCGATCTGCACGGCGTCGTGGTCCGCACGGGTGAGGGCTCCAAGGGCCTCTCGGCGTTCCTCGTGGAGTCCGACACCCCCGGCTTCCGGGTCGGGCCGCAGCAGCCCGCGATGGGCCTGCACGGCTTCAGCTTCGGTGAGCTGTTCTTCGACAACTGCCGGGTCCCGGCGGCGAATCTGCTGGGCCGGGAGGGCGACGGACTGGCGGTCGCCTACTCCTCCAGCGTGCTCTACGGACGCCCCAATCTGACCGCCGTGTCACTGGGCATCCACCAGGCGGTGCTGGACGAGACGACGAAGTTCTGCACCGAGCGGCAGCGCTACGGCAAACCGCTGGCCGACCTGGGCAACATCAAGCTGAAGCTCGGGCGCATCCAGTCACGGCTGCTGCTGGGCCGGCTGTCCGCGTACCACGCGGTGCATCTGCTGGACCAGGGCCTGCCGTGCGACGCGGAGCTGATGAACGCCAAGCTGGTCAATGTGGAATCGGCGCTGGAGTCGGCGCGTGACGCGATGGACATCCACGCCGCGTGCGGGCTGTTCACCGACCGGCCGGTGGAACGTTTCTTGCGCGACGCCCACCACATCTTCGCGCCGGCCGGCACCTCTGACATCCAGCTGCTGCGCCTGGGCGAACTCGCCCTGGGCCGGGCGCAGGGCGACTGGTCCAGCCGGCTCGCGGATCTGCTGCGGCTGGAGCCTTCGGAATGGCCCGACGAGGACGAGGCCGCCGACGAGGCCCCCGCGGACCCGCCCGTCACGGTACGGCCCGAGGACCCCACGCCCACGGTGCCGGGCCAGCGCACCGGACCGACGTGCCGGCCCGCCTGGTTCGCCCGGCCGAGGTGA
- a CDS encoding alpha/beta fold hydrolase has protein sequence MQAMQQDFHQAPDGARIATYTWLPESGHPRALVQIAHGAAEHGRRYDRFARFLAGHGYAVIASDHRGHGATAATTGGRGVVGEDAWRAIVSDLKGIGDHAAAGHPGLPLVLLGHSMGAMLARDYAQEYGADLAGLILTGTFRTLPGLDIDGALAGLEEEIAERGRSALSAFIPRTFSSFNDAFTHRTGYEWLSRDAAEVDAYVADEDCGFAFSAGLAADWVGAIRKINDPDNLARVPRGLPVHVAVGELDPCHQGMTLVHELLEDFRYVGTRDLTWKAYPDARHEILNETNREEVQDDLLAWLDKHI, from the coding sequence ATGCAGGCCATGCAGCAGGACTTCCACCAGGCTCCGGACGGCGCCCGGATCGCCACCTACACCTGGCTCCCGGAGTCCGGCCACCCGCGTGCCCTCGTCCAGATCGCCCACGGCGCCGCGGAACACGGCCGGCGCTATGACCGCTTCGCGCGCTTTCTGGCCGGCCACGGCTATGCCGTCATCGCCTCCGACCACCGCGGCCACGGCGCCACCGCCGCCACCACCGGCGGCCGCGGGGTGGTCGGCGAGGACGCCTGGCGGGCGATCGTCAGCGACCTCAAGGGCATCGGCGATCACGCGGCCGCCGGCCACCCCGGCCTCCCGCTGGTGCTGCTCGGCCACAGCATGGGCGCGATGCTGGCCCGCGACTACGCCCAGGAGTACGGCGCCGACCTCGCCGGGCTGATCCTCACCGGTACCTTCCGCACCCTGCCCGGCTTGGACATCGACGGTGCCCTCGCCGGGCTGGAGGAGGAGATCGCCGAGCGCGGCCGCAGCGCGCTCTCCGCCTTCATCCCGCGCACCTTCAGCTCCTTCAATGACGCCTTCACCCACCGCACCGGCTACGAATGGCTCTCCCGCGACGCGGCCGAGGTGGATGCCTATGTCGCCGACGAGGACTGCGGCTTCGCTTTCTCCGCCGGCCTCGCCGCCGACTGGGTGGGCGCCATCCGCAAGATCAACGACCCGGACAACCTCGCCCGTGTGCCGCGCGGCCTGCCGGTCCATGTCGCCGTGGGTGAGCTGGACCCCTGCCACCAGGGGATGACCCTGGTCCATGAACTCCTGGAGGACTTCCGCTATGTGGGCACCCGCGATCTGACGTGGAAGGCCTATCCGGACGCCCGCCACGAGATCCTCAACGAGACCAACCGCGAGGAGGTCCAGGACGACCTGCTGGCCTGGCTCGACAAGCACATCTGA
- a CDS encoding transketolase family protein: MDTMRERFTSVTSRMLAEDPRLALVLADIGAAGFAEAEQRHPDRVVNVGIREQLLIGVGGGMALTGLRPIMHTFASFLVERPFEQLKLDLGHQGVGGVLVSAGASYDWPSGGFTHMAPGDVALLDTLDGWTVHVPGHPDEAETLLRHAAAAGDDKVYVRLSMQSNAAPRSVDGARFRTVREGRGGVVIAVGPMLDSVLAATEGLPLTVLYATTVRPFDAATLRAAADAAGTSDVVIVEPYLAGTSTRPAAEALEDRPHRLLGLGVGRQELRRYGQLDEHLAAHGLDPRGLRERITGFLTGRA; the protein is encoded by the coding sequence ATGGACACCATGCGTGAGCGCTTCACCTCGGTCACCTCGCGGATGCTGGCGGAGGACCCGCGGCTGGCACTCGTCCTCGCCGACATCGGGGCGGCCGGCTTCGCCGAAGCGGAACAACGACATCCGGACCGGGTGGTGAACGTCGGCATCCGGGAGCAGTTGCTGATCGGTGTGGGCGGCGGGATGGCGCTCACCGGGCTCCGCCCGATCATGCACACCTTCGCCAGCTTCCTGGTGGAGCGCCCCTTCGAGCAGCTGAAGCTGGACCTCGGCCACCAGGGCGTGGGCGGTGTGCTGGTGAGCGCCGGGGCCTCCTACGACTGGCCGAGCGGCGGCTTCACCCATATGGCGCCCGGCGACGTGGCGCTGCTGGACACACTCGACGGCTGGACCGTGCACGTTCCCGGGCACCCCGACGAGGCCGAGACGCTGCTGCGGCACGCCGCGGCGGCCGGTGACGACAAGGTCTATGTCCGGCTGTCCATGCAGAGCAACGCCGCGCCCCGGTCGGTGGACGGGGCCCGCTTCCGGACCGTACGGGAGGGACGCGGCGGGGTGGTGATCGCCGTCGGCCCGATGCTGGACAGCGTGCTCGCCGCGACCGAGGGGCTGCCGCTGACCGTGCTCTACGCGACGACCGTGCGGCCCTTCGACGCCGCCACACTGCGTGCCGCGGCCGACGCCGCCGGTACCTCGGATGTGGTGATCGTGGAGCCGTATCTCGCGGGGACCTCGACGCGGCCGGCGGCCGAGGCGCTGGAGGACCGGCCGCACCGGCTGCTGGGGCTCGGCGTCGGCCGCCAGGAGCTGCGCCGCTACGGCCAGCTCGACGAGCACCTGGCGGCACACGGCCTCGATCCGCGCGGCCTGCGCGAGCGGATCACCGGGTTCCTGACGGGACGGGCCTGA
- a CDS encoding transketolase, translating into MTHLTTAPTAGTPAGSAPHGDRIGFAELPDLMSLMTGDEKHGPAATSTLDALWVLYDRVLRVSPGTVTAPDRDRFLLSKGHGPMAYYAVLAAKGFFPTEWLPGFGSYDSPLGHHPDRMLVPGAEIGSGSLGHGLPLAVGTALGLRAQGRPGPAVWVLIGDAELDEGSNHEALAYAAAAGLDRLHTLVIDNASATHGWRGGIASRFEAAGWSAATVDGRDHEALYAAFSTPHPGRPHAVIARVEPKGA; encoded by the coding sequence ATGACGCATCTGACGACAGCCCCTACGGCGGGCACCCCGGCGGGGTCCGCTCCGCACGGCGACCGCATCGGTTTCGCCGAACTGCCGGACCTGATGAGCCTGATGACGGGCGATGAGAAGCACGGTCCGGCCGCCACCTCCACGCTCGACGCCCTCTGGGTCCTCTACGACCGGGTGCTGCGGGTCTCCCCCGGCACCGTCACGGCCCCGGACCGGGACCGTTTTCTGCTCTCCAAGGGCCATGGCCCGATGGCCTACTACGCGGTGCTGGCCGCCAAGGGCTTCTTCCCCACCGAGTGGCTGCCGGGCTTCGGCTCGTACGACTCACCGCTCGGCCACCACCCCGACCGGATGCTGGTGCCCGGCGCCGAGATCGGCAGCGGCTCGCTGGGCCACGGGCTGCCGCTGGCCGTCGGCACCGCCCTCGGTCTGCGGGCGCAGGGCCGGCCCGGACCGGCCGTATGGGTGCTGATCGGCGACGCCGAACTGGACGAGGGCAGTAATCACGAGGCCCTGGCCTACGCGGCCGCCGCGGGCCTGGACCGGCTGCACACCCTGGTCATCGACAACGCCTCCGCCACTCATGGGTGGCGCGGCGGGATCGCCTCCCGCTTCGAGGCCGCGGGGTGGTCCGCGGCCACCGTGGACGGCCGCGACCACGAGGCGCTGTACGCGGCCTTCAGTACGCCGCATCCGGGCCGTCCGCATGCGGTGATCGCCCGTGTCGAGCCCAAGGGCGCCTGA